In the Coriobacteriia bacterium genome, ACGCCAAGGTTGCCGAGCTTCTGGTATCTCGCGGCTATGACATTTCGGTCGGTAGATAGATAGCACCCTTGTCGGACACCGCTCGATCCGGAGGTACCGAATGGCTGAAGACACCAGCAGCAGTACGGCCACAGAGAGCCTCTGCCCCCGCTGCTTGGCACGAATCCCCGCCGAGCGACAGCGCGAAGGCGACGAAGTCCTCCTCGTGAAGAGGTGCCCCGAGCACGGTGAGTTCCGGACCACAATCTGGAGGGGTGAGCCCTCACTGTCCGGCTGGTCGCGCCCCAAGAAGCCGGTCAGCGTCGGCGCCTATCAGGGTGCAGAAACGCGGGGCTGCCCCTTCGACTGCGGTATCTGCGCCAACCACCGGCAGCAGTCCTGCACTGTCCTGCTCGAGGTGACCGGCCGCTGCAATCTGTCCTGCCCGTTCTGTTTCGCCGACGCCGGTTCCCGGGCTGCGGATGACCCGTCGCTGGAAGTCATCGCAGACCGGTTCCGGATAGCGTTCGATCAAAGCGGCCCACACAACATCGTCCAGCTCTCCGGCGGCGAGCCCACCGTCCGCGATGACCTGCCCGCCATCATCGCCCTCGGCCGTGATGTGGGATTCCCCCATATTCAGCTGAATACCAATGGCGTGCGCCTGGCCGCCGATCCCGCCTACGCAGAGAAGCTGAAACGCGCCGGGCTCTTCTCTGTCTTCCTGCAGTTCGATGGAACCGATGACCGCATTCACCGGTCAATCCGCGGACGTTCCTTGCTGGCCGAGAAGCTGCAGGCCATCGCACACTGTACGACTGCCGGCCTCGGAGTAGTCCTGGTCCCGACACTGGTCAGCGGGGTCAACACCGATAACGTCGGCGACATTCTCAGGCTGGCGCTGGATCTCGCACCCGGAGTGCGGGGAGTGCATTTTCAGCCTGCCAGCTACTTCGGGCGCCATCCCGGGCCTCCGGAAAACGCGGAGCGCTTCACCCTGCCCGATCTCATGCGGGCCATCGAGACGCAGACCGGTGGCCTCATGAAGGCGGAGCACTTCCGCCCCCCCGGGTGCGAGCATCCGCTCTGCTCGTTCCACGGCAACTTCCTGCGCTTACCGGACGGCCAGCTCCGGCCGTTGACACAACATGCGCCCGACTGTGAGCCGGATGAAGGCACGGGTCGCGCAGTGGCCTTTGTTACGCAACAATGGTCCGCGCCGAGTCCTTCCTCATGTTGCTGCGCGACAAACAGCCTCGATGCCTTCCTGGAGGACCACCGCGCCAACACCTTCGCCGTATCGGCTATGGCTTTTCAGGATGCCTGGAATCTGGATCTGGAGCGGGTCCAGGAGTGCTGCATCCACGTTCTGGCTCCTGGTGGCACGATGATCCCGTTCTGCCTCTACAACCTGACTTCGGACGAGGGCAGGCGGCTCTATCGGACAAGCCGATGCTGACTCCCCTCGAGCCCTGGATCGCGGCCAAGATCGGCCTGCCACCCACCACGCCGCTGGCGACTGCGCTTCTGCACGACTACCAACTGAGTCGGTTGCAGGCGACGATTGACTACGTGTGCGATCGCAGCCCCTTCTATCGTCAGCACCTAGCAGGGGTTCGAGGCAGCGACCTCCACACGCTGGATGACATCGCCATGCTCCCCTTCACCACTCCAGAAGATATCCTGGAGGACGATCTTCGCTTCCTGTGTGTGTCTCAGGGCGAAATCGAACGGATCGTGACCCTGCGCACCTCCGGGACGACGAACGCTGCCAAGCGCCTGCACTTCACTGCCCAGGATCTGCAGCTGACGGTCGACTTCTTCCGGCATGGTATGTCCCCTCTGGTCAACCCCCACGAACGCGTACTGATCCTGATGCCGGGCGATGCGCCCGGAAGCGTCGGCGACCTGCTGGCGCAGGGGCTGGCGAGAATGGGTGCCGAGGGGATCGTCCACGGCATCGTCCAGGACGAACAGGCCGCCATCTCCGAGATAGTCTCACGCCGGATCGACTGTCTGGTCGGCCTCCCCGTGCAGGTCCTCGGCCTCGCTCGGCATGCGGCAGCGGCGAGTGTCCCGGCAGGCAGAATCAAGAGCGTCCTCTTGAGCGCCGACTATGTGCCTGCCGCCATCGTCCGGGAGATCGAGCGAACCTGGAATGTCCCGGTCTTTAACCACTACGGCATGACCGAGATGGGCTTGGGCGGAGCGGTCGACTGCAGCCAAAGATGCGGCTGCCACCTTCGGGAAGCGGACCTCTACGTGGAAATCGTCGATCCCGGGACCAGCAGACCTGTACCCGACGGGGAGCCTGGCGAAGTGGTCTTCACGACGCTCACCCGAACCGGCATGCCGCTTGTCCGGTATCGCACCGGCGATCTCTCCCGGTTCATCCCGGAACCCTGCCCTTGCGGGACGGTACTCAGGCGTCTGGCGTGGGTCAGGGGACGCTCATCCGGAAGGATCCGCCTGAATGGGAACGATCTCCTCAGCATGGCCGACTTGGATGATGCCCTCTTCCCACTGCGCGGCCTGCTCAGTTTCCAAGCCGTGTTGACAACCGAGGACAACAAGGACGTCTTGCAGGTGAGTCTCTTCACCCGCACCGATGACACGGAAGGCCTCCGCCGTTCGGCCGAGCAGGCACTGTGCGCTGTACCGGCCGTGCAGAGAGCGATCGGTGGAAGCGGACTCAAGATCGGGCCGGTCATCATGTCTGACGAGATCTGGCAAAGCAGCGGCAGCATCAAGCGCACGATCCACGATCAGAGAGGGAACGCACCATGCTGACGATTCAGATGCTGAAGGCCATCAGCGATTTGCTCGGCGACGGAGAGGATCTCGTCTTTGCCACGGTGCTCAGCAAGTCAGGGTCGGCGCCCAGCTCATCGGCGGCCCAGATGGTGCTTCGCTCCGACGGACGTTCAGTTGGCACCGTGGGCGGCGGGAAGCTGGAAGCCGGGGCACAGCAGGCGGCCGCGCGGGTATTTGAGGCCCGCGCGGCAGAGGAGCTGTTCTTCGACCTTACCAGCGCGAATGCCAACGGCGCTGAGATGATCTGCGGCGGCCGGGTCAGACTGCTGTTGGACTACATCGAGGCATCATCGGCTAACGTTGAGACGTTTCGCTCACTGCGGGACGCCGTGCAGGTGGGCAAGCGGTGCTATCTGGTCGCCTCTCTTGGCAAAGCCGACGGTGAGAAGAAGCAGACGGTACACTGCGCGGCTTGTGAGGACGGCTGCGTCGCCGGCGAGTTCGCGTTTCCCCGGTTGTGGCTGGACACACTGATGGAGCAGGCTCGCTACTCGGTCTATCCGGTCGCCCAGACGATCGCGGACGAGCAATTCGTGGTCGAGCGCTGTTTTATCCCGAGCACGGTCTTCATCGTCGGGGCGGGTCACGTCGGACAGCACGTAGCACTGGTCGCCGAGATCGCCGGCTTCCGGACGGTTGTGCTCGACGATCGGAGCGAATACGCCAACCGGGAAAGGTTCCCCGATGCCGATGAGATCAAGCTGCTCCGCTCGTTCGAGCACAGCTTCACCGGAATCGAACTCGAAACCGACAGCTACGTGGTGATCGTCACTCGAGGTCACCTGCACGACAAGATGGTGCTGTCGCAGGCCCTGCGGACCGGAGCAGGCTACATCGGCATGATCGGAAGTAGGACAAAGCGGGACAAGATCTACTCGGCGTTGCAGGATGAGGGCTTCTCGGCCGAGGAGCTCGCGAGGGTTCACAGCCCGATCGGTCTCGACATCGCAGCGGTGACTCCCGGCGAGATCGCCGTCAGTATCGTGGCCGAGCTGGTCCAAGCTCGCGCGAGGAACGCCCGGTGACGCCGATGGGATCCATCGCGGCCATCATCCTTGCAGCCGGGTACTCGTCCCGGATGGGGGCGTTCAAACCGCTGCTGCCGTTTGGTGAGACGACTGTCTTGGAGCAGGCCGTTGCCGTGTTCCGGAAGGCCGGCGTTCAGGATGTGCGCGTTGTCGTGGGCTACCGTTCGGAGGATCTATTGCCGGTGCTGGCGGGCATGAAGGTCCGCTCGGTCATGAACCCGTGCTATCAAGAGGGTATGTTCTCCTCGGTGCTCGCAGGTGTCGAGAGCATGGGCGCGGAATGCGAAGCATTCTTCCTGATGCCGGTGGATTTCCCGCTGGTGCGGCCGGAGACGATTGAGCTTCTGGCTCACGCACGCCGAGATACGTCGATCGGCATATTCTATCCGGCCTTCCTTGGTGAGCGGGGGCACCCTCCGCTGATATCGAACTCGTACCGAGAGCGGCTTCTCTCTTGGCGTGGCATGGGGGGCCTGAAAGCCTTCTTGGAACAGTATGAAGGCGACTCGATGACCGTTGAGAGCGGAGACGAGGGTATCCTGCTGGACATGGATACTCTGGAGGACTACGAACGGCTGCGCGCCTCCCTGCGCGTCGACTCAACTCCCTCCCGCCAAGTGTGCGAACAACTGCTGTGCGGGAGATTCGCCGCTGACAGCCCCGTGGTCGAGCACTGCAGGGCGGTGGCACGACTAGCCCTTGTGCTGGCGGAACGGCTGAACGAATGTGGCTGCCGGCTGGACACGGCCGTGGTCGAGGCAGGCGCGCTGCTCCACGACCTCGCTAGAGACGAGCCTGATCACGCTGCGGCTGGAGCCGCCGCTCTGACGCGAATGGGACATCGCGCGGTCGCCGATGTCGTCGCCACTCACATGGATATCCAGCTCGACCCCGGAGATGCCATCAACGCCGCCGAACTTGTATTCCTCGCCGACAAGCTCACTCGAGGAACCCGGTACGTCCCCTTGGAAGTTCGCTTCCGAGACCAGCTTGAGCGTCACGCTCACGAAGACGATGTGCTGGCGAAGATCACATGTCGGCTTGAAAGCGCCCGCATGATTGCGAAGGGCGTCGAGTCGCGGCTGGGCCGCAGGATTGAAGACGTGTGGACAGAGGCGACGCCATGAGTCACTCGGAGGAGAAGCCCTGCCTCACAATCTACCTCATGCGCCACGGCGATTCGCGCCCGGACTCAGTTCGCCGCTTCATTGGGCAGACCGATCACGCACTCAACGACAGAGGACGCGCGCAGGCAGAGGCGTGGGGCGTGAAGCTATCCGGTACCGCGCTTCATGACATCCTGTGCAGCGATCTGAAGCGCTCGATCGAGACGGCGCAAATCATCGGCGAGCAGACCGGCACGCCGCTCACCGTCCTGCCCGAACTGCGAGAGATAGGGCTCGGTAGTTGGGACGGGATGCCCATCGATGAAGTGCGACGACGCTTCCCGCAAGAGTACGCCCTTCGGGGAGCGGACATCGAGCACTACCGCCCCCCCTCGGGGGAAAGCTTCGCCGATCTCTCCGGGCGCATGTTGCCGGCCTTCGAAAGCGCGGTCCGGCGGTCGCAAGGAGATCTCCTGATTGTCGGCCACGCCGGGGTGAACCGGGTCATCCTCTGCCGTGTTCTGGGGATGCCGCCAGCAGACCTCTTCCGCTTGGAACAGGAGTACGGATGCCTGAATGTCCTGAAGTTCGCCGAAGGCGGCTGGGTCGTGTGCAAGATGAATCTGACACTCGGGGCATCGCAGATCAGACCCCGAAGTTAGCCAAGAACACCAACGCTTTCGTCGACATCTATCCGCAGGCAGTCCATGATCGTACCCTCCGGATACTCCCGTCCGTCTCCCGGCAAGACGAGAAGACAGTTCGCCTTGTGCATCGCCGTCATCAATGCCGAGGACTGGCTGCCCGTCAGCACGACGCTGAAGACGACGCAGTCGTCGCGCCCAGTGATCGGCTCGAGCCGAGCTCGCAGGTACTGTCGGCGTCCCGGCTTCTTCGAGATGCCCTCCGCGAGCACCGCACGTACGACGGGCCTGTCGATCGCCGAGATTCCTTGCATGAGACGCAGCATCGGGCGCGCGAACATCTCGAAGCCCATATAAGCTGATGTCGGGTTGCCCGGGAGTCCGAAGTACGGCACCCCGTTGATGACGCCATACGTCTGCGCTCCGCCCGGGCGCATGTTCACTTTGTGGAATGTCACCGAGCCGATCTCGGCGAGTACGCGCGGCGCGAAGTCGAAATCGCCCACGGAGACGCCACCTGAGCTGACCACGACATCGGCATCCGCCGCAGCCGCAAGGAACGCCGAGCGCACAGTCGCCTCATCATCGCGCACGATCCCGTGCACCACAGGAATCCCGCCAGCGGCGAGTACCAGCGCGGCGAGCGAAAGCGAGTTGGAGTCGCGGATCTTGCCCGGTCCGGGTCTCTCGTCGGTGTCGACGAGCTCGTCGCCCGTGGGCAGGATTGCCACGCGCGGGCGGCGATGGACCGACACGACCACGTTGCCGGTGGAGGCGAGCAGTCCGACTGCGGCCGGGCTGATGACCTCTCCCGCGGACAGGATCACCTGGCCCTCTCGGACTTCCTCGCCCCGAAAACGAACGTGGTCGCCGCGTGTGGCCGGGCGCTTGATCGCCACCGTCCCACCGGCCCCACCACCGGCCTCGAGCCCCTCGGTATCCTCGATCTTGACGATCGCATCGGCGCCTTCCGGCACCGGTGCGCCGGTCATGATACGCGACGCCGTACCCGGCTGGAGAACATGCGTCGGAACGCTGCCCGCAGCGATGTGGTCGAGCACGCGAAGCACCACAGGCGTGTCTTCGCTCGCACCGCCCGTGTCCTCGGAACGAACGGCATAGCCATCCATGGCGGTGTTGTCGAACGGAGCGACATCGATGTCGCTCAAGGCATCCTCGGCAAGCACCCGGCCGAGCGCCTCGAGCAGACTCACCCGCTCAGTCGGCAAAGTCGAAACGCCGGAGAGCACCATGGCTCGGGCTTCCTCAACACTGATCATCGCTGTTCTCCCTTTGGATTCGTTGCTCTTGCAAGACCTGTGGCGCACCGGCAAGACCGCTAGTGCCCGCTCCCGGCCATCATCTGCACAGCATGCTCGACCTGATCGGCGAATGCCGAGAAGGTCTCGCGAGCAGCCTTCTCGGAGCCCGGCAGGTTCACGACGAGCGTGGTTCCGCGCACGGCCGCGCGTCCACGCGACAGCATAGCGCGTCCGGTGATCCTGAGGCTCTCTGCGCGGATCGCCTCGGCAATACCCTGAGCCTCGCGCGGGCACACGGCGAGCGTCGCCTCGGGGGTAACGTCGCGCGGACTCAGGCCGGTTCCGCCCGTGGTCAGCACTAAGTCGACGTCGACGACGTCCGCCATCTCGACGATCGCGGCCTTGATGGCTTCGGCGTCATCGAAGACACAGACGACCGGCAGCACTTCCCAGCCGCGTTCGGCGGACAGCGCCGCCAGCGCTGGTCCGGAGGTATCGACAGCCTCGCCGCGCGTGCAACGGTCCGAGCACGTGATGACTCCAACGCGCACGGCGCTCATGATTCCACCCCTGCCTTGCGCAGCGTCGCATCGATCTTCGAGCAGGCGCTGCAGGCCTCGGCGCTGCACGTCGGCTCGGCGTCGCAGGCCCCCCGATCGGCCAGCGCGGCTTCGGTCTGTTCGCGTGTGGGGATCTCGCGGCCGAGCTCCTCGGCGGTGGGGATCGGGTAGTCCGACGGTGTGCGGTCGCAGGTGCCATCGCCCAGCTCAAGTACCTCTATCGGGTCGCCGACCCTGATGGTGCCGGCCTGGCGGATCGCGGCAAAGATGCCCTCGCGCGGCATGACGCAGTCGCCGGCCTGATAGTAGATCGCGCAGTGAGTGTGGCACACCTTGCCGATCTGGCTCACTTCAAGCAGCACATCGTCTCCGATGCGGATCTTCGTGCCGACCGGCAGCAGGAGCAGGTCGATGCCCGTCGTGGTGATGTTCTCGGCGAAGTCACCGGGACCGACGTCGAGGCCGGCGGCGACCATTTTGTCGATCGACTCCATCGCCAGCAGCGACACCTGGCGATGCCAGTCACCGGCGTGCGCGTCGCCGACAAGACCGCGGTCGAATTCGAGCTCGCATATCCCGGACTCGATGGGCTTCTTGCGCATAGTCTTGCGTGGCGAGATGTTGATGGTCAGGATGGCGCCGGTCATTCCGTTGCTCATTGGGGCTACTCCGTTTCGCGGATCCAGTGGCCGGACTTGCCGCCGACCTTCTCGAGAAGTTGCACGTCGCTGATCGTCATCCAGCGATCGACCGCCTTGCACATGTCATACATCGTGAGCGCCGCAACCGAGGCGGCGGTGAGCGCCTCCATCTCGACGCCTGTCTTGCCGTCCGTCTCGGCGACGGCAGTGATGGCCACGCCGGGAACGGGCTCGGCAACGGGTTCGAGCTCGACCGCGACACGCGTGAGCGCGAGCGGGTGGCAGAGCGGGATGAGTTCGCTGGTGCGCTTGGCGCCTTGGATGCCGGCGATGCGCGCGACGGCGAGGACGTCGCCCTTCTTGGCGCGCCCCTCGGTGATCATGGCAAGCGTCTCCGGCAGCATCGAGATGAACGCTGTAGCGGTGGCCGAGCGATGCGTGACCACCTTGTCGGCGACATCGACCATGTGTGCGTGGCCGGCGTCGTCGAGGTGCGTGAGGCGCGGAGCAGCGGACATATTCTGCGATTCAGTCACGGGTCATCCTCCGATCTGCGACATGCGGCGCACGGTGCCGCGCTGCTGGTGATGGCCTTCAGGCTTGCGCATAAGCGCCTCGCGAACGAGCGCTCGCACGTCCTCGGCGGTTCCGGTGCGCAGGACCGTACGCGCATCAAGTTCCTCGTCGGAGAACAGGCACATGCGCAGGCGCCCGTCGGCAGTGAGGCGCAGGCGGTTGCATGCGGCGCAGAAGTGGTGCGACAGTGGCGAAATTACGCCGATGCGACCCAGCGCACCCGGGAACGTGTAGTACGCCGCCGGGCCCCAACCGGATGGTCCTGCGTCGCGAGCAAGCGGCGTCAGTTCGCCGAGACCCGCGGCCAACCCCTCGGCGGCAAGGCGCGCGACGAGCTCGTCACTTGGGACGCTGTCCTCCTCGGTCCATCCTGCACCGGCGTCCGCGCCGCACGGGCCTTCGCCTTCCTCGCGATCGCCCACGGGCATGTACTCGATGAAGCGCACGTGGATCGGCTTCTCCATCGTCAGCTTCGCGAAGCCGAGCAGATCCTGCTTGAGCCTGCGCACCACAACGACGTTGAGTTTCACCGGATCCATCCCGGCTTCAAACGCCGAATCAACGCCGGCCATCACGTCGGTGAGTTCTCCTCCTCGGCTGATCCCCCGAAAGACATCGGCGTCGAGCGAGTCGAGCGAGATGTTGACCCGCGTGAGTCCGGCGGCCACGAGGTCCTTCGCGTAGCGGGGCAGTAGGATCCCGTTCGTGGTGATCCCAATCGCCTCGATGCCCGGGATCGCGCCAAGCCGACGAACATGCTCGACCAGACCAGTGCGCACGAGCGGCTCCCCACCCGTCAGACGGATCTTGCTGATGCCTTCGGCGGCCGCGGCCTCCACAAAGCGTTCGATCTCCTCGAACGAGAGAATCTCATCGTGCGGCAGCGCCGCCACGCCCTTCTCGGGCATGCAATAGACACATCTGAGATTGCATCGGTCTGTGACCGAAATGCGCAGATAGTCAATGTGCCGTCCGTACGAATCAGGCACCTTTGGGACCTCCGTGTTCTTTGTCGTCCGCCGCACTCGCGACAGGCTCTTCAGTGAGTGAACCAGCAAGCAGTGTGCCCTCGATCAGGTCGACGACTCCCTGTACATCATCGAGCGCGAACACGGGTACGTCGCCCACGTCATGCGCACCGTCGGTCACAAGTGCAAAGAGGTCCTCCGGCACGCACGTAACGCTATCCGAATGCGCGGTGCGCACGATTTCAATCTGCGCAGCAGCGGGGTTCCTGATGCTCTCGGTGAGGAGAATGTCGATAGCGCCATCGGCGACTCGGATCATCTCCTCCAGTGTCCGTTCGCGATCGACCTTGCGCACGACGCCGAGCTTGCCCTCGGAACTGATCATCGACACGACGGCACCGGCCTGCGCGTGGCGCCACGAGTCCTTACCCGGAATGTCGATCTCGAAGTCGGGAAGGTGGTGGTGTTTGGCCGTGCCCACGCGCCATCCGTGCTCGGCGAGCTCGCGAATCACGCCTTCGAGAAACGTCGTCTTGCCCGAACCGGAGACCCCGATGAAACAGACCACCGGCACGGAGAACATCGTGTGCTTTTCACTCATGGAGAGCTACTCCCTTCCTGGGGGCTTCGGCCGGTCCGAACACCCGGCAAACCAGCCTTCGGAGGCTTCCGGAAAGGCGTCGAATCTCGGAATATACGGCTTGATGTCGAGTAGTGGAGTCCCATCGAGCACGTCGATCATGCCAACTTCAAGCAGAGTACCCTTGCGCGCGAGCAGCGTCACGACTGTGAGCCCTATGTTGTTCGGCCGAGACGGGAACCGGGTCGCGAACAATCCCTTCGGCTCGTCAGTAAGAAACGGCAAACAGCGAAGGCGTGGCGGTACCGCACGGTCGAACTCGTAAAGCAGGAACAGGTGACTGAATCCGTCTATGCCGTCCAGCGCCTCCACGTATTCGGGGAACACCTCAACCGTCCCGGCATATTCGGGATGGAAGGCTCCCTGGATAGGGGCTTCCTCCTTGCACGAAAACGGCGTATGGATGATCCCAATCGGGCTGGTCACGATAGACTCCCTCGTGCTGGCAGTACGCACTCCCCCGGCGTCTCGGCACTGCGAAAGATGTCAGGCGGCAACTCCGTAGCGTGCAGCAGGCGGCCGATCTCCGGGGTGCACGGATTGTTGATGATCTCCTGAGGAGTGCCAACCTGAACCGTGCCGGTACCCGAGTAGACGACCAGCGTGTGTGCGAGAGTGCACGCCTCGTAGAGGTCGTGCGTGACCAGGATGACCGGGACGCCAAGATCTCTCTGGATCGTTCGCAGCAGCTTGCGTATCTCAAGCCGAATCGGCAGATCGAGCGCCGAGAGCGGCTCGTCGAAGAGCAGCATGCGCGGACGCGGGGCGAGTGCGCGTGCGAGTGCGGCGCGCTGCTTCTGTCCACCGGAGAGCTGGCCCGGGCGCTTGTCGGCGAGTTCGGAGATGTAGAGGCTCGCGAGGAGCTCTGCGACACGTTCGTCGCGCTCGGCGCCGCGCACGCCCTTGAGCGCGTACTCGATGTTGCCTCGGACGGTCATGTGAGGGAACAGATCGCCGTGCTGCGAAACGTAGCCCATGCGTCGTTTTTGCGGAGGTACGAAGATGCCGGCTCGCGTGTCGACGAGCGTCTCGCCGCCAACAACGACACGCCCTTCATCGGGCCGCATCGTGCCGGCGATCATCGAAAGCGTAAGCGACTTACCCGCGCCCGAGTAGCCGAACAGCACGACGAAGCCGGCCTCAATCTCCCATTCAACGTCCAAGTCGAATCCCGGGAACTGCCTGCGCAACTCGACGCTAATGGTCGTCACTTCGTCACCACCCGCGTGAGCCTGTTGGCAACCAGAAGGAATCCGGCCGAGACCCCAGTGAACAGCAGCACAAGCGTAGTCGCCGTCTCCCAACTACCGCCGATGACGGCGTTGTAGATCTCGAGCGCCATCGTGTTTGTGCGCCCGGGGATATTCCCGGCGACCATGATGGTCGCTCCAAACTCGCCGAGTCCGCGTGCGAACGCCAGTGCGAGGCCGGCGATGATGCCGCGCGAAGCGAGCGGCAGCACGACATAGACCGCAGTCTCCAGTTCGGAGCGGCCCAAGATACGCGATGCGTCCGAGTGTGCCCGATCCACCGCCGAGATTGCCGAACGTGCCGTGGTAATGCCGAGCGGCAGCGCGACGGCGAACGAAGCCAACACCGCAGCCTGCCACGTGAACGTGAGCCCCACCGCCGTGCCCGTCAGCGCCTTGGTGACCTTGCCGAGCACTCCCGCCCTGCCGATAAGCAGCAGGAGGTAGTAACCCGTCACCACCGGTGGCAGCACCATCGGCAGCATGAGGAACGTCTCAAGGAACCCCTTGCCGCGGAACTCCTTGGTCGCAAGCTGGTAGGCCAGTGGAATCCCGATGGCCGCGACCCCGAGGGTTGCCAGAAGCGCGACCTGAAACGACAGGCGCATCGGGAACACTATGTCGGCTGCGACGTCCACGGGCCTCCTTCAACATACGGACTTGAGCGCCACGGCCCACCCCACACGAGGCGGGCCGTAGCGTAGCGCTTCTCTACTTGGACAACTGCTTGAACCCTGCGTCCACCAACGCCTGCTGAAACTCTGCCGAGTTCAGGTACTTGACGTACGCGGCGGCCTCGGCGGCATGCGTACTCGCCTTGATGGGAGCTGCGAAGTACTTGATCGGCTTGATCTGGTTCGAGGGTACAGTGTATGCGACCTCAAGATCGGTACGCGCCTTCGCATCGCTGGCATAACCGATACCAGCATCAACTTCACCGCGCGCCACGTAGTCGTCCGTCTGAGCGGCGTTCTGCGCAAATACGAACTTCGGCTTCAGCGAATCCCACAAGCCGAGACCGGTCAACCACTCCTGGGCCTTGACGCCGTGTGGCGCAACCGCGGGATCCCCAGTGGTAAGACGGGTCGCCTTCGCCAGGTCGGCTGCTCCGTGGATGCCCTTCGGGTTTCCCTTCGGAACCATGATCACCAAGTCATTCCCGGCAAACGCCACGGTACTCTCGACAGAGATCAGGTTCCCCTTCACGAGGGCGTCGATTTGCGTACTGGCTGCCGAGAGAAACACGTCGGTCGGCGAGCCGCCTTCGATCTGCTTCTGGAGTACACCAGAAGCGCCGAAGTTAAGAACCAGTTTCACGTTGTTGGCCTTCTCATAAGCCGGCGCCGTCTTTTCGATCAGCGCTTGGAGCGAGGAAGCAGCAGATATGCTGAGCTCGACGGGCGGAGTGCTGTTCGCCGTGGAACTGCCGGATGTCGCGGACTTCGTACCGCATCCGGCCAGAAGAACAAGAGCAAACACGACTGTAGCAGCAAGCAACGCACGCACTGCACGCGCAATGAGCACAGAACCTGCTTTGGCAGAATCGTTCATCAGATAAGACCCTTTCGATCTTCCCCCAGCTTTCAGAGGAAACGGCACCTTCGTCTCAAATTAATCGATTGGCGTACCGGCAATCGCTGGCAGCGTGCACGGCCGACTAGTATGCCGATCGACTCACTGCATGCGCAAAGCACGCCGAGAGGGGCATAGCCGATACGCGGTTGAGGGTTTCGCTCGCGAACCGCGACTAAGGCGACGGTATGTGCGAGCGTGCAGAAGGCGGGAAGCCGCCTTTGACCTGACGCATGTGAGGCTCCTTTCCGTAGCGGGAGGTCGAGGCGTTTCCACCTTGGCCCTTTGCCCTTGCGGGCTGGCCTGCCACCCGTGGACGCATTGCGTCGTTAGGGAGACAGACTCGGAGACGCCGTATTTGGCGTTGGAGACACAGTACTGCCGCAGAGGGCTACTCGGCAAGACGCAGTCGCCCCCCTGGTCGAGTGATGCCATTCAAATGGCACATTCGGCAAGGGGGGCGACGAAGCTCTCGGTCCTAAGAGGCCGCTTCTGCCTTGGTCACCGTCAGCGTCGACTTGCTCGTTGCCGGAGCGGTGTAGGTATTGACCATCGTGAGGCACTGTTTGGGGCACGCGATCACGCAAGCATTGCACTGTACACACCGAAACGGATCGATGGTCCAACTCTTGGCCGGCTTGTCCACGACGATCGCTTGGGACGGGCACTTCTTCTCGCAGATGCTACACAGAATGCAGGTCTCTATGTCGTTCTCGACATGTCCCTTGGTTCGCTCGAAGTACACGGGCGGCACCACCGGATACATGGCCGTGGCAGGCTTGCCGAGCAGGCTTCTCATCGTCATGCGTCCGAGCTTGAACGATCCCATGAGTCTCTCCCTACC is a window encoding:
- a CDS encoding molybdopterin molybdotransferase MoeA; translated protein: MISVEEARAMVLSGVSTLPTERVSLLEALGRVLAEDALSDIDVAPFDNTAMDGYAVRSEDTGGASEDTPVVLRVLDHIAAGSVPTHVLQPGTASRIMTGAPVPEGADAIVKIEDTEGLEAGGGAGGTVAIKRPATRGDHVRFRGEEVREGQVILSAGEVISPAAVGLLASTGNVVVSVHRRPRVAILPTGDELVDTDERPGPGKIRDSNSLSLAALVLAAGGIPVVHGIVRDDEATVRSAFLAAAADADVVVSSGGVSVGDFDFAPRVLAEIGSVTFHKVNMRPGGAQTYGVINGVPYFGLPGNPTSAYMGFEMFARPMLRLMQGISAIDRPVVRAVLAEGISKKPGRRQYLRARLEPITGRDDCVVFSVVLTGSQSSALMTAMHKANCLLVLPGDGREYPEGTIMDCLRIDVDESVGVLG
- a CDS encoding MogA/MoaB family molybdenum cofactor biosynthesis protein, which gives rise to MSAVRVGVITCSDRCTRGEAVDTSGPALAALSAERGWEVLPVVCVFDDAEAIKAAIVEMADVVDVDLVLTTGGTGLSPRDVTPEATLAVCPREAQGIAEAIRAESLRITGRAMLSRGRAAVRGTTLVVNLPGSEKAARETFSAFADQVEHAVQMMAGSGH
- the moaC gene encoding cyclic pyranopterin monophosphate synthase MoaC; this encodes MSAAPRLTHLDDAGHAHMVDVADKVVTHRSATATAFISMLPETLAMITEGRAKKGDVLAVARIAGIQGAKRTSELIPLCHPLALTRVAVELEPVAEPVPGVAITAVAETDGKTGVEMEALTAASVAALTMYDMCKAVDRWMTISDVQLLEKVGGKSGHWIRETE
- the moaA gene encoding GTP 3',8-cyclase MoaA, whose protein sequence is MPDSYGRHIDYLRISVTDRCNLRCVYCMPEKGVAALPHDEILSFEEIERFVEAAAAEGISKIRLTGGEPLVRTGLVEHVRRLGAIPGIEAIGITTNGILLPRYAKDLVAAGLTRVNISLDSLDADVFRGISRGGELTDVMAGVDSAFEAGMDPVKLNVVVVRRLKQDLLGFAKLTMEKPIHVRFIEYMPVGDREEGEGPCGADAGAGWTEEDSVPSDELVARLAAEGLAAGLGELTPLARDAGPSGWGPAAYYTFPGALGRIGVISPLSHHFCAACNRLRLTADGRLRMCLFSDEELDARTVLRTGTAEDVRALVREALMRKPEGHHQQRGTVRRMSQIGG
- the mobB gene encoding molybdopterin-guanine dinucleotide biosynthesis protein B gives rise to the protein MSEKHTMFSVPVVCFIGVSGSGKTTFLEGVIRELAEHGWRVGTAKHHHLPDFEIDIPGKDSWRHAQAGAVVSMISSEGKLGVVRKVDRERTLEEMIRVADGAIDILLTESIRNPAAAQIEIVRTAHSDSVTCVPEDLFALVTDGAHDVGDVPVFALDDVQGVVDLIEGTLLAGSLTEEPVASAADDKEHGGPKGA
- the tsaA gene encoding tRNA (N6-threonylcarbamoyladenosine(37)-N6)-methyltransferase TrmO, encoding MVTSPIGIIHTPFSCKEEAPIQGAFHPEYAGTVEVFPEYVEALDGIDGFSHLFLLYEFDRAVPPRLRCLPFLTDEPKGLFATRFPSRPNNIGLTVVTLLARKGTLLEVGMIDVLDGTPLLDIKPYIPRFDAFPEASEGWFAGCSDRPKPPGRE
- a CDS encoding ATP-binding cassette domain-containing protein; the protein is MSVELRRQFPGFDLDVEWEIEAGFVVLFGYSGAGKSLTLSMIAGTMRPDEGRVVVGGETLVDTRAGIFVPPQKRRMGYVSQHGDLFPHMTVRGNIEYALKGVRGAERDERVAELLASLYISELADKRPGQLSGGQKQRAALARALAPRPRMLLFDEPLSALDLPIRLEIRKLLRTIQRDLGVPVILVTHDLYEACTLAHTLVVYSGTGTVQVGTPQEIINNPCTPEIGRLLHATELPPDIFRSAETPGECVLPARGSLS